DNA sequence from the Piliocolobus tephrosceles isolate RC106 chromosome 9, ASM277652v3, whole genome shotgun sequence genome:
aaaaggaGTAAATCTTAGTAAAATTTTACgaagaaataaattacttttgtaGGCCCaatatttggtatatttttgAGAAGCTGTTAATCTTTTAGCTGAATAATGAAGTTAGACTGAATTATGTGTCTCCCTGGACTGTGGCATCTACTTTCTCATTACAGTTTATCCTGGCCAGCAGGGTGTCACACCTGGAAACCTGAGTATGATAACTgacatttgcttttcttcctctgcGATGTCATTCCTCCTCCATTCCTCTCCTTCCCTGTGTTCcgttccctctcctttcctctagACAAAACAAAATGGGGCACTTTTTAGGGAATGCTGAGATCATTATTGTGATTTTTCATCATTCATGCCCTAGTCATTAAACATGCACCACTGGAATGTAAACAACGTTATCTAGTATGTCAATtggttataatattttaaataaaaaaaaaagtggtatgaaaattatgaaattaagaGTTTTTTCATTGAAAACAAAATCTGTGGTAAAGTTTTTCTTGGCAATTTTAGGATTGCCTGTGGATTGAGATAAATGGGGTCTTTCTAGGACTGGTTTCTTAGATTTGGATTTTATACAGATTGTGAAGAGCCTAAACTTTAACCCTGATTATCTGGTTGATCTGGTCTTGGATTTCTTGTGTTTGAAATTGCTGGATAAACTTTATCTAACAAAGGAACTTTGCTTCAATGCCCTTAACCTAGTTCTTGGTAGACATATGAGAGAATAGCCATCATGACCACTTGGCAAAAATAAGTACTTAAAATTGGGGTCTGTTTCAAAACAGATTTTAGCTTTGAATGTTTCCAACTTTTGCCATGCTTATTTGCTCTTTGCCATGTACATTGGGTGTGCTGCTGTGTGGGAATACAGGGTCCCTGCTGCATACCTTCCCAGCCGCTGTGATGACGCCACTCCATCTTGCACAGTTCCCTGCTCCAAATGACCCTTGTACCGTGCCGTCTCTGCCCTCACCCGATCTCACACTGCCCTTCTCTGAGGAGCGGAGAGGAAGGGGCTGGTCTTCTAGCTGCCCGCTGCTGCTGAATCAGCTGCGTGGCTGCTGAGCTGTTTCATCACCATCATAGGCCTCCCAGGAGAAACTGGGTAGCAGAAGCAAGTGTCAGAATGTTGAGaataaactttttactttttttcatttttaccagtTGTAAAGTGGAATAATTCATCCTTGTTAATTTaggtactttcttttttcttttttattattgttcctAAAAAGGTCTATTGATCTAAGTGAAGATTGATTTGTGGTGATTTTGTggtttaagaaaattttttttagctGTTACAGGTTGTATACCAGTATTTCTTTGGACTTCATTTGAAACCGAAAGATACTTCAAATATGCAGTGTAAATTTTAGGTTTCTAACATGTACTTTACTTAATTTCATCTATTAATGGAAGCATATAGGTGATATAGATGTGTGCCGGAAGCTGGGAGTAGGAAATAGAAAATGGATGACAGAGTCTTGAAATGGTGTATATGGAAGACCAAGGACCTGGCTACAGGGATTGATGAGAGGAAATGAGGAGTTTCCCAAAGAAACTGTGTTTTGAGCCTTGGCATAAAGAAGGTTTGGAGAAGAGTATTCCAGGCTGAAGGAAAGGCAAGCAGATTTAAGTGAGTGCACGGGCAAGCACTGAGGAACGGCCTGGCATGGGTGCGGGTACAGGGAGAAATGGGAGAGAAGACTGACACGTTGGAGTTTGGAATTGAAACAAGCTGAGGATCGGACCTGAAAATATCAGGAATTGCCGTTATTTTGTAGGTGATAGGAGCCCATGGTAGTTTGTGAGGAGGAAAAGCAGTATTATGACCCAACCCTTGTTTTAGGATGGTCACTGCCAAGAGAACCAAGTGCAGTTAGGCTGAAGATGTGGAGATTGGTGACTGATCAGCTGAAGATACCTAGttgagagaagggaagaaagggactCATTTAGATGTATTGCCATGGCATAGGTGAAGTCGCCAAGCTTAGCGTTTGAAGCTGGGGGAAGACTGTGAGCCCAGTGATTGGGTGGCACACGAGATGGTGCAAGGAAAATACATGCAGTGTGTTTTGCAATTTGTACATCTCAGTTTGAAGTATCCATGACAGAATGCATGTCAGGTATGGCATCAACTCCAACTTACCGCTCCAGGAGTGGGAGGAAGGGAACGATTGGTTTGCTCCCTCACCTGCCTGTAGACCGCTGCTATCGTAGTTTCGTTTCTTGTGAGATCTGTGTCATTTGCTCATATGGCCCTTGCACTGTTTTTGTTAGTATCATTTTGTGGACAGAGGAAGATAGCGGAAAGATTCCTGTTGGATATCCCATATGTAAAACTTTAGAGTTACCTAGAGAAGTGCAAGTGGGGCCTAGTTCGAGTGAGTGGAGAAGCAGGTAGTGAAAGGGACTTGAAAACTTGGCTGGAAATGTAAAGAAATCATGACAGTGTCTTGAGAGAAGTGAGGGGTAGACTGAGGGATCAGAAGAGTTCAAAGGGAGAAAAGAGTTcaaaaggagtcttgctctgttgcccaggctggagtacagtggcacaatctctgctcactgcaacctccacctccaaggttcacaccattctcctgcctcagcctcccgagtagctgggactacaggtgcccgccaccacacctggctaatttttttgtatttttagtagagacggggtttcactgtattagtcaggctggtctcgatctcctgacctcatgatctgtccacctcggcctcccaaagtgctgggattacaggagtgagccaccatgcccggccaggcaCATGTGTTTTTATGAGACAAGGTCCTGGAAAGGTTGGGGTCTACTGGGTCCTGCGGGTCCAGGTGAGCTTAGTCAAGATGGAGAATTTGGATCACCGTAGACAAGTGTCAATCTGGCTGAGCCATGCCTCTTACTGTTACTTGACAGCATCCTGTGTTCTCATCTTCTCTTGATGCCTCACGCTGGGATCCCCTGGATGGAAGAGCCTGTCCTACTGGAGATAATGCCTGGCAAGTAGGTGTTCCATAAATGGTGGGCTGGGTAAGCTAATGACTAGAACCTATCCTTTACACCATTTCTGTCCTCTGAAAATGCTACATTCATGGCCCTCAAAGTGTGACATAAGGACACTGCATGCAGCGCTGCGATATTATAGTGATGTGAGCATGGGCTCTGGTGCCAGATACCCACATAGCATCCTGACCTCACTGGCTGCCTCACTTCCTGCAAGTGCCTCAACTCGGGCTGTGCTCTGTCATCTGTCCTGTGGGAAGCCTAATGTCACCTGGCAGTGTTGCTGGGAGGATTTGGCGTGTGCATGCAGGGCAGGGACTGGCCAGCGCTCGGTGGGTGATCCTGCCTGGCATCAGGGTCAGCTCAGCACCCTGGCGTCCAGGTTCGTCAAGTCAAACATCTGTCCCTCCTGTCTGAATGTGTCTCTAGGCAAACGTACCCAGAAGAGTTTGATGTGAACTAAATGCTGTGTTTCCCTCGATTTGATGTGTCACAAGGAAGAGATGTTCTAGAACCTGAAGCCCACCCCACCCGCCTCCAGTGTGCAGCTGAACCAATGAACCCACGTGCTGACCCCGAGGCTCCCCATCCCCATGGCCATGGCCACCACTAGACCTGGGCCTAGAGAAGTGGGCCCAGACTACTCCTCAGTCCCCTGTGAACTGGGCCCAGACCCTACCCCTTGCCTCCTTTTACCACAGTGgacagacatttatcaaaagctcactgaaagaagggaaagaggaaataatCATAGAAAAACAGGAATTCTCTACCAGGAATTTTGGGTCAGCTGCTGCTGGTTTCCTAACCTGGTGAACTTTTTAACCAGCTGTGGGGTGAGTGCAGGGGCTTGAGatttatgaaaccatcaggtTAATACCCAATGCCCAGATAGCATAGAGATTTAGCTGTCTTGGAGTGGGGTCATCAAGCCAGCTTGTCACACGTGGCAGGGGCAGGATCTGCATCTGGGCAGGCGGGCTCCGGAGCCTTCGCTTGGAAACTGCTGTGTTCTGCTTGAGCAGCTTTATGGGAATAAAAACGTCCCCTGCACAAAAGCTTCTGGGGCATGCTATGTAAGGTAAGCATGTTTGGCATTTTTCAAGACTTCTCAAAGACCGCTTTGCATTCCTATGAACCTGCCTGCGACTCTCTCCCTGTCGTTTGGGTCATGCTCAGCAGTGTACAGACATGCTCAGGAGTTCCCATCTTTCAAAAGCTCTTTCCCCTTCCACTATCAAAATGGAAGTCAATTCACGTGAGTTAATGTAAAGCTCTCAAATCCTTCCCTATCTCCCTTAGAATAAAAACCTCTCACCATGGGCAATAGGCCCTCAGAGTATCTGGTCCCTGCTGGGCTTTTCATGACCCTGTCCTACCCTACCCCACTTCTTCACAGACTGCAACACGTTGTGAGACCCCTGTGCTCAAGTGTTGCAGGGCTTGCTTTGGGAGACAGAAGTAGTAGCAATGTGGCTGGTAGAAAAGGACAGCTATCCTGGCACAGGTCGGGGTTCTTGGTGGAGGCAGGAGTAAAGAGAGGCAGCGGCAGTGTGTGGCAATGTCACGGCTGCTTAGCTGGGAACTCAAGACACTTGTGAGATAATTACTTAGGATACTGGGAGGGCTGTGCAGGGGCTTGGGGTTCTGCAtccaaaggagagggagagagtctGTGAAACGTTGTTACTGACTCCATTTTTACCCACAGACCAGGGAAACATGGATATATGGGTTCCATTCCGAAATTCCTTCAGGAATAAGATTCATTCCTGGTCCATCACTCAAAAGCCAGTTGACAAGgaatcttccttttctattcctgtttctcacacacacatacccttaAAATTGTACTTTAACTTCAGAGAACATGTACATtcatttgttattcttttaaCATAAGCCaactctttggtttttttttttttttttttggtatgagaCATTCACAATTTCCAGTATTTCTTTAAAGTCAAACACAAGTTTTACGACACTGTTGAAGTATTCTGAGAGCAGAACCCCAGATTCTTCCCATTTCTCGCTATTGCATGTTTCATCCAACCATACTTAATTTGACAATATTTTTTAGCAATGTGCCTCTACTGAGTCTGTCTAAAGCATTCCAGGGTTTCGATGAATCAATTCCCTACCTTTTCATGTTCATAATTCATGTAATTCATGAGTCTACTTCATATTAAATGATGTAATTACAGTAACAAGTACAATGGGAATCTGTCAGTTTGGGACCAGGTTCAGCAAATGTAACTCAATTGAGAGAAGTGGGTAGTGGTGGGGATACTAGAGACCCCCTGACAGGTCAGCCTCATTCACTCAGTGTGCCTGACAGTTAAGTCAggtgttttacagatgagatgcCCAGTGCTGGTTACATAGAGATTGGAGAACAGAACTGAATAATCACGCCAATTCATTTCGAGATAAGAATGGCATTTGCAGATCCTACTTGGCCAACAGGTGGCAGATGTGGCTCAGGCATTCATGAGCTCCTGTCGCTACTGGGGACTCGGCAGGAGCCTAAGCCTTTGCCAGGATTAGTGGTTGAGACAGACAGACAAGCTTCCTTTCATCATGGGAAACCCATTTCAGTCTCCTCTGCTCCTTCGATAGCCTGGTGGCATTTTCTCTCCAGGTCAAAATCAGCAGAATTCCATGGCTGTGGTGAGAGAACCCAACAGGGTCATCAGAACGTACTGCTGTTCCCACCCAatttctccaagcctcagtttctcctctgaATATGGAGAATAGGGCCAATTTTCTACTTCACTGGGTTGCTGTGAGGACTCAAAGTCACCTCgtattctcttctctctccttgaaTAGAGGGGAGGGCAGCATCTCAACCCCAGGGAAAAATCCCATCACCCAGACAGCTGGCTCGCCGTGTCAGTGGCTGAGCAAGGACAGACGCCACTCTCCCCAGaccctcctgagctccagcatcCAGACCTTGATGCTGCTGAGGGCCCTGAGCAGGTGCCTGCCTCCTGGTGGATGAGCCCCTGGTAGCTGCCTGGAGACAATGGGTAGCTGGCCACAGTGTGGGAGCcgccctgcctgcctcaccctgcgGGCCTGCCTTCCTGGTAGGAAGCCGGCATTTCCTGGGAGGACTGAGCCCCCAGCATTTAAAGCATCAGATGTGGGCAATGTTTATACCTGACTTTAGGTGGAGCTGGTTGGGCCTGAGTGACGTTTCTAGTGGCTGTGGTCAGAAACTGGACGCTCTGGTGGCCACTGCTCCCTGAACAAACCCCTGCGGGTTACTGCTCAGGGGCAGCGAGGGGCCAGCCACACATCAGGACGCCGTGAGGGGAACAGGTGAAGACAGCAGTGTGACACTGCTGGGCCCAGAGGCACTGCGTTGCTGCCTCCTGAAGCACACAGCCCAGGAGCTCCAGCCGGGCCTGGCCTGGGTGCCCTGTGGTTGGGAAAGGCTTTCTGGAGGGATTTGCCCTAAAGGAGCCTTCAGGTCTGTGGATGAGCCAGAGGAGGGGGGTGAACAGCAGGGAAGGAGGGACTGGAAGGGTGCTGGGCAAGGGCCCAGGGTGAGGCATGGGCACCTGAAATATGGTGAACAGATGCTTCCCATGGCCTTGGCTCAGCCCTCCTGTAGAGCGGCCACACTTGCCCACACCTCGCCCAAGCACAGCACCTGCGCTGGGTGCGCACTCAGGCTCTGGCCCTGGAGCAGAGCTGGGGCCATGGTGGAAGGCCCAGGGCACCTCCCAAGACAGAAGCCAGCTGCAGACGTCCAGATGGCTAGGGGGCGGGGAGTAAAGAAAGGCCTCCCACCTGGAGCACACACACAAGAGAGCTGAAAGCACAAGGCTGCTGTCCCTCGGGGGGCTTCACATCCCACCTCACAATGCCTGTGCTATTCCACCCAGGGGCATACCTCAGGGCGCTCCTAGCCCTTGGAGAAACAGGAGTGGTCACCTAAGAAGCCCTGTATCGCGCGGCatgaaaaatgagccaggtaaCAAGGCACTATGCTTTGTGAGCACATTTAATGAAGAAAGCTAACTGCTCCCAGCGGCTGCCTGGATCCTGTGGCAGAAATGATGGGTGCCCTCCATTTCTGTGGCCATGAAGGACATTTCCTGGGTAAGGGCTAAGCGCTACTCTTGGTACTGTCCCCTTCTGACCCTCACCACGAGCTGCATGGTTGGAGCAGCATCTGATCCCACCTGGAATGTGTGGGGTCGCAACAGTCCCCACAGAGGTATCAGGATCTCTCCCTCCAGCTGGTTCCAGAGCGCCTGGCTGCTCCAGAGATACAGAGGCTTCTGACTCTGTGCATGGCTGGAGACCAGCAGACGTAGCACAGAAGTAAGCTCTGCCATTCCTTTTACTTTGGGGCCCTGGCACCTTTTGCCCCAGCAGTCAAGCTTCCTAGGGTCGAAAAAAACTCTTCCATTTCCCTCTGCAACAGCTGGTTCCTCCTCTCCGCGTCCTCCCGTGCCCGCTCAGAGTTCCGCAGCTTTATTTCCAGCATGacgtattttttcttttcctggtccAGTTCTTCTTCTAACCGAGACATTCGTTTTCTCAGGTCAGCACTCCCTTCTTCGATTCTGAAAGTCAAGGAGAGATGCTGTTGGAGACTCCGCGGGCAGGTTCACTGTCCCATAGGTGTACCCTGCTTGCGCTCACTGTGGGTTGAAGGGTCAGGCCAGGCCATGGCAGCAGGAGGACACCCCGGCTCATCTGCTCCTCACAAGATCCCCAGTACTTCACCCGTGAGCAAACTGTCCCCTGCCATAGCTCCCCTCAGCGTGCGATCCTGAAATGTCAACACAAGGATCCATGCCTTCGGTGCCTCCCTGGGTCTGCATTTGCCCCTCCAGTGCAGTATGGGATTCCTGCCAGCTGGCAGGAACAGCACAGGCCCCTCCATAGGGAGGGTTGGGACTTGGACTGTCCCCTGGCCTTTGCTCCTGTGCTGTGGCCTCCCCTCCCACAGCTCCCCACACCGTCCCCACGATCCAGCCACACGTGGCGACCCACAGAAGATCCCGTGGGGTGGTCACTTCCATTCCTGCTTGCCTGTCATGTTCAGCTCAAGCGCCCCCAACATGATGCTGCTTCCTGTGATCCTCCCCAGCAGGTCCCAATGGTGCTTCTCTGCGCCATCAGAGCCTATACCACATGCTTCCGTGCAGGTTCATGCCGCAGTGTGCCAAGGTTGGCACGGCCGTCTTTTTGACCAGACGACCAGCTTCTGTCTGTTCGAAGGGACACACCTGAGCCCAGCCCCTGGGAACACATGCTGGATTTTAAGGCCAGCCTGGTGACCTGTGAGCCACATGGCTGTGGGCAGGACACAGGCCACACTGAAATGCAGAGGGTGACTGCTCCTCAGAGCAGTAACCATGGGCTGGAAGATGCCAGgggcccagcacagggcctggtatGTGGTGCATGATGAACAAACACGGATTCCCCAACCCACCAAAATGAGGCCTCCATCCTCATCACTGAGCGTGCAGCATGGCCTGAGCCCTCCCCACCAGGAGCACAGGCAGCTGTCAGAGAGCAGCCACCTACCTCCCCACTGCCGCCCCTGGGCTCGGGCCTGGACCTCCCCTGTTCCTTCTCTGCCAGGCTCAAGACTCCAAGCCCCAACTACACGCTGATGACTCTGCACCATTTCATCAGCATCTCCAACTTAAAGGGTCCTGACCTTCATCTCCAGACCACTCTTCCGCAGCCCTGGTGCACTCTCTTGGTGAATACCTTCCTTCAGCTGCTCAGCTGAACAATGATGTCCTCCCCTAAGTCCATTCCTTTTCTTGGCCCCATATCTGATCAGCTAGCAAAACCTTttggctctaccttcaaaatatgcTCAGCACCTGGCCGCTTCCCCCACCTCCATCTGCTGCCCCATAGGGCCACACCCCCCATAGGTCAGGCCTAGACCCCCACACCTCCTAACTGGTCTGTTCTGCCCTTGGCCCCTGGCAAGCTCTGCTCGGCATGGCACCCAGGTGTGCCTGTCCAAGTGCCCAATGTGCCAAGACCCTCCATCAGCTTCACACATCATTCTCATCTCACTCTGCGAAAGACCAGAGCATTGCCCCTGCCCCACACATCTCCAGTCCCCACCTCCTGACTCTCCCCACCTGTAGGGGTCCTGGGCTCAGTGCTGGCTACAGCTCTGGGGTCTCCTTCCCAGGGCCCTCCAACCTTCTACCCCGAGGCTCCTCTCCGCTCCCCTCCATGCTGCTCTATGTTCTCCTCCTTCATCTCCCTTCTAACACACCgtgtatttttcaaaagttaTCGTGCTTACGGTCTTTGTCTCCCTGCAACCCAAATAAGAATGTGGACAGAGATTTGGATCAGTTTTTGCCACAGCTGTGGCCACCTGCACAGCATCTGGTACTTCACAGGAAACAGGTTCTCTTTTGGGAATGCACAAAGGAAGGCTGACTCCCCAGCAGGGCCCTGGGGAGGGGCTCCAGGGTCCTGGGGGCCAGGACAAGGCCAGCCTCACCCCACCCCCTACCCGATGGCTCCATACTTCCAGAGAACAGGACACACATTCCCCAATCACCGGCTGGACGGGACAGGTGCTAATGCCCTCGCCTTCCTTCCTGTGCTCAGAGACCCTCCTTACTCTAGACCCTCCCTCCAACCAAGACAACAGCCCAGACCACTCTGCTAGTGAGGACAGGCCCTCCACAAGGGCTACCACTGCTGTCCCTTTCCCTCTGGGAACCTCATCTTACCTCCAGCCAGCAGGCAGGAGTTAATGCAAGCAGCAAAGGTTCCTGAGCGCTCCCATCCACTGAGTCATTTAACACTCAGGACAAATGGGTGAGGTCACTGGGGCCCAAAGATCCTGCCAGGGACACTCAGCCAATCCCTGGGGGAGCTGGGACTAGAATCCAGGTAGGCTGACCTGGAGTCCAGCAGTCCTGCATCTCCCTTGAGAAACCAGACCTCAGAGCAGGCCAGAGGAACTCCAGGAACTCAGCACACAACTGGCGAAGCTGGTCCAGTCCAGCCTTCTGCATGGACAGCTTTCTGCATGGTCAGAGTTTCCACATGCCCTGTAGTTTGGTCTGTGAGCTCATCTGCAGCAGACAGCATCTTCTACTATATTTCTGGAGGCCCTTGGGTTCTACTGATGCTATTTCCTTTCTCGGCTCCATCATATGGGTCCTTCCAGCCCTGGCTCAGGCACTGCCTGCTGTGACCTTCCCCATGGCAGGGGCCTCTGCCCTCAAGGTCCCCCCTCTCCTGTCTCTTCCTTTTGCAGACACGGTGCCTGCACATGCCTGGCACTCTCCAGCACCCAGAGAACAGCTGTCAGCAGAACAAAAGGGCAATGGCTGCCATTCCAGCTCCCAGTGGAAATCACAGGTTCAGAGTGGGCAACAGGAATGCCTTCCACCTCCATCCACTGCCTCTAATGGAAAAAGGAATTCCCTGCTGGTGGGTGGGACCCAGGTGAACAGCTCAGCCGACTAATGGGGACCTGCAGCCAGAGGGGCCAAGGAGCCTGCAATGCTAAGGGAAACCCGGTGCACTGGAAAACCCGGCCTCCAGGAGCTGCGGTTCCTCACTGCAGAGGGGAACCCCAGTCCTCATGGGAGGCTGGAACTCCGGCCCTCTGTTAGTGCAATTGCAAGTCTCAGGGTGCAGTACAACCATCCTGTGACAAGGGCGGGCACAAGGGCTTGGTTCAGCAGGGAAACTGGATTCTGATCCCATCAGGGAAGGGGTCCTCACTTCTAGCCTGGCTGGTCTGGGGCCTGGGCACTTCCCGGCGCCCAGCATCCAGGCTATGGGCCCCTGTACTGGGACAGGCCTAGGACCTGCCTCCAGGGGCTGCCCCCTCCTCCCTAGCTGCAGACTGCACACGGACTCTGTTCCCACCCGTGTAGCAAAGGCCCCCCGTGTGCTGGGCGGGCATTCCCACTCACATGGAGTCAGCAGGCCTCTGCAGCACTGACTGGGTACCAGACGGACTGCGTGCCAAGCCTGCCAGTCCCAGGGCTTTCCCAGAGCTAGGATTCCCCTCTCTGAGGCTGGCTTCCAGGGCCAGTGGCTGGCGAGTCAGAGGCCGACGCCCATGTGCCAAGAACACAGCTTTCCTGCAGGCTCCACCCGGTTACAGGAGGCTCCACGGGGCAGCACGTTACCTTTTCACACTCCTCTCGTACTCAGTCCGCTGGCGGCACAACTCGGCCCTGAGCTCAGTGACCAGCCCCTGTAAGGCCTCGGAGCGGCGCGCGTGCTCCCGGGTGGGGCTGCCCGGCTCGCTTGGCTCGCTGTTACTGGCACCCGTGCCCGCCTCGTCCAGGCTGTGGTCCAGGTCCAGGGACTTGGGGTCCTCGCTGCTGCTGGGGAGCGGGGAGGGCTCCAGGGCCCAGTCGGTGTGCAGGGAGCTGCGGGCGGACGAGTCGCTGGCGCGGCAGGCCGTGCAGCTGCTGAGCGAGCCCCCCACCGAAGACTCGCTGGAGGAGGCCCCGGACCACACCATGCTGGCCACGCTGGGTATGCCGGGGACCACGCCCGGCGCGGGCACATTGTCGTAAGTGGAGAGTCTCTGCACGGAGCCCGAGTCCTTGAGCCGGTCTCCCGATGAGGCCCGGCGGTGGCCACGCAGGGAGGACAACCCGTTCATGAACCAGTTCCCGCCGGAGGAGATGATGGGCACCTCCAGGGACGAGCCGCCCCCCTTCGGGCTTCCCGATCGGGATCCCGGCTGACGGAAGGAGGACTTCCAACTGGGCAGGGTCTGCACCTTCTTCCCAGGGCTGCACCGGCTCCCCGCTCCCGTGGGGGCTGTTCTGGAGAGCACCGCCACGGCCGCCCCGTCCAGGGAAGAGGTCCTGTGTGCGGGCAGGCCGGGGTCGCAGGGTTCTCCCTGGCTGTCTCTGGTGACCTCCTCGGAGCCCCACCCCACTGCACACTGCGGGCCCCTGTGCGGGGACGTGGACCCTTCCGGGGCCGGGGCCTTGAAGAGCTGGCTGTGTTTGCGGATGAGGACAGTCATCAGGTGCTGGACGAGGGAAGTGCCTGCCAGAAAGAGAGGCGGAGAAGGGCCCTGCTGCCAGCCACCCGGCCCAGGGTCGCTCTGCCAGTCATGGGGACCCAGCTTCGTGGGAACTGGCCCTGTAACCAGAGCCAGGCCGCCCCTCAAGGGAGCCTTCATCCGCCCCGAAGAAAGAACCACACACCCTTCAACTCCAGGCAGGACAGCAGGATGGGGCCGCAGAACCATCTTCCTCAGGCACAGAGCCACAAGCCGGGGAGGAAGCACTGTGCCTGCGCTCACGACCTCCAGCCGGGGTGGGGTGAGGAAGCAGGCACCAGGGCTGCAGGGTGAGCAGGTGGCAGGTTGGAACTGGAACCTGGGACCTGAGATGCCAGAACTCTCTCGGCTGCCCCACCTCACCCCGGTGCTGCTGACAATGGCCATGCCTGAATATCCACACTCTGGGAGGATAGGGCTCTGGGACAGGGAATAGAGCCATCTTTCCTGTGTGGGGGCACACACATACAATTGCACACACAGTGCACCCCGCCCACCCCTAAAATCCCCCCCTACAATCACACATACAATGCACCCCATCACCCCCAaagtctcacacacacatacaattggGCAAACAACACACCCACCCAGCCTCCCCAAATCCCCCAACACACAACTGCACATATAATGCCCAC
Encoded proteins:
- the ARHGAP22 gene encoding rho GTPase-activating protein 22 isoform X3; this encodes MGLCCCKDWRGHLRAPKGGAGEREKVPANPEALLLMASSQRDMEDWVQAIRRVIWAPLGGGTARRSHAHPLEPLPPGIFGQRLEDTVHHERKYGPRLAPLLVEQCVDFIRERGLTEEGLFRMPGQANLVRDLQDSFDCGEKPLFDSTTDVHTVASLLKLYLRELPEPVVPFARYEDFLSCAQLLTKDEGEGTLELAKQVSNLPQANYNLLRYICKFLDEVQAYSNVNKMSVQNLATVFGPNILRPQVEDPVTIMEGTSLVQHLMTVLIRKHSQLFKAPAPEGSTSPHRGPQCAVGWGSEEVTRDSQGEPCDPGLPAHRTSSLDGAAVAVLSRTAPTGAGSRCSPGKKVQTLPSWKSSFRQPGSRSGSPKGGGSSLEVPIISSGGNWFMNGLSSLRGHRRASSGDRLKDSGSVQRLSTYDNVPAPGVVPGIPSVASMVWSGASSSESSVGGSLSSCTACRASDSSARSSLHTDWALEPSPLPSSSEDPKSLDLDHSLDEAGTGASNSEPSEPGSPTREHARRSEALQGLVTELRAELCRQRTEYERSVKRIEEGSADLRKRMSRLEEELDQEKKKYVMLEIKLRNSERAREDAERRNQLLQREMEEFFSTLGSLTAGAKGARAPK
- the ARHGAP22 gene encoding rho GTPase-activating protein 22 isoform X2, which produces MLSPKIRQTRRARSKSLVMGEQSRSPGRTPCPHRLGPVLKAGWLKKQRSIMKNWQQRWFVLRGDQLFYYKDKDEIKPQGFISLQGTQVTELPPGPEDPGKHLFEISPGGAGEREKVPANPEALLLMASSQRDMEDWVQAIRRVIWAPLGGGIFGQRLEDTVHHERKYGPRLAPLLVEQCVDFIRERGLTEEGLFRMPGQANLVRDLQDSFDCGEKPLFDSTTDVHTVASLLKLYLRELPEPVVPFARYEDFLSCAQLLTKDEGEGTLELAKQVSNLPQANYNLLRYICKFLDEVQAYSNVNKMSVQNLATVFGPNILRPQVEDPVTIMEGTSLVQHLMTVLIRKHSQLFKAPAPEGSTSPHRGPQCAVGWGSEEVTRDSQGEPCDPGLPAHRTSSLDGAAVAVLSRTAPTGAGSRCSPGKKVQTLPSWKSSFRQPGSRSGSPKGGGSSLEVPIISSGGNWFMNGLSSLRGHRRASSGDRLKDSGSVQRLSTYDNVPAPGVVPGIPSVASMVWSGASSSESSVGGSLSSCTACRASDSSARSSLHTDWALEPSPLPSSSEDPKSLDLDHSLDEAGTGASNSEPSEPGSPTREHARRSEALQGLVTELRAELCRQRTEYERSVKRIEEGSADLRKRMSRLEEELDQEKKKYVMLEIKLRNSERAREDAERRNQLLQREMEEFFSTLGSLTAGAKGARAPK
- the ARHGAP22 gene encoding rho GTPase-activating protein 22 isoform X1, which produces MLPTASSKRRTFAARYFTRSKSLVMGEQSRSPGRTPCPHRLGPVLKAGWLKKQRSIMKNWQQRWFVLRGDQLFYYKDKDEIKPQGFISLQGTQVTELPPGPEDPGKHLFEISPGGAGEREKVPANPEALLLMASSQRDMEDWVQAIRRVIWAPLGGGIFGQRLEDTVHHERKYGPRLAPLLVEQCVDFIRERGLTEEGLFRMPGQANLVRDLQDSFDCGEKPLFDSTTDVHTVASLLKLYLRELPEPVVPFARYEDFLSCAQLLTKDEGEGTLELAKQVSNLPQANYNLLRYICKFLDEVQAYSNVNKMSVQNLATVFGPNILRPQVEDPVTIMEGTSLVQHLMTVLIRKHSQLFKAPAPEGSTSPHRGPQCAVGWGSEEVTRDSQGEPCDPGLPAHRTSSLDGAAVAVLSRTAPTGAGSRCSPGKKVQTLPSWKSSFRQPGSRSGSPKGGGSSLEVPIISSGGNWFMNGLSSLRGHRRASSGDRLKDSGSVQRLSTYDNVPAPGVVPGIPSVASMVWSGASSSESSVGGSLSSCTACRASDSSARSSLHTDWALEPSPLPSSSEDPKSLDLDHSLDEAGTGASNSEPSEPGSPTREHARRSEALQGLVTELRAELCRQRTEYERSVKRIEEGSADLRKRMSRLEEELDQEKKKYVMLEIKLRNSERAREDAERRNQLLQREMEEFFSTLGSLTAGAKGARAPK